Proteins encoded within one genomic window of Oscillospiraceae bacterium:
- a CDS encoding biotin transporter BioY → MPPTPQTAAPKTAEHPPAPKAPPHGAKGIRARDLVFCALFAALSAVLSPLTIPIGPVPVGLAHVSIFLAAGLLGAKYGAVSQVVFVLLGVMGVPVFSGFRGGLGVLAGPTGGFIVGYILCAFLVGLWLDRRGRSLRVLVPAMVCGQLVTYLPGLLWYMYLTQTGLGAALLVCVLPFFVGDAAKIALSAILIRKLWPRLHRGP, encoded by the coding sequence ATGCCGCCGACACCGCAGACCGCTGCGCCGAAGACCGCGGAACATCCGCCCGCGCCGAAGGCGCCGCCGCACGGGGCAAAAGGTATCCGGGCGCGCGATCTCGTCTTTTGTGCGCTGTTTGCCGCGCTGAGCGCGGTGCTGTCTCCGCTCACAATCCCCATTGGGCCCGTACCCGTCGGCCTTGCGCATGTGTCGATCTTTCTGGCGGCGGGTCTTTTGGGCGCGAAATACGGCGCCGTGAGTCAGGTGGTATTTGTGCTGCTCGGCGTTATGGGCGTCCCCGTGTTCTCGGGCTTTCGCGGAGGACTCGGGGTGTTGGCCGGCCCCACGGGCGGGTTCATTGTGGGGTATATCCTGTGCGCGTTCCTCGTCGGTCTGTGGCTTGACCGCCGCGGCCGGTCGCTGCGCGTGCTGGTGCCGGCGATGGTTTGCGGCCAGCTCGTGACGTACCTGCCGGGCCTTCTCTGGTACATGTATCTGACACAGACGGGCCTCGGCGCCGCGCTGCTCGTCTGTGTTCTCCCGTTTTTTGTGGGCGACGCCGCAAAAATCGCGCTCAGCGCCATATTGATCCGCAAACTCTGGCCACGTCTGCACCGCGGACCATGA